A window from Buchnera aphidicola (Mindarus abietinus) encodes these proteins:
- the secE gene encoding preprotein translocase subunit SecE — MKHTNCSKKKIVTEYVKCFTILISLFLLILNNFFLKKTYIFKYITNFFLLLIITIILVQFTRKGKKLLSLIKEAFIEIKKVVYPTKRETLYTTIVIILVTFLTSIIVWGLDNILFYIISIITKMRI; from the coding sequence ATGAAACATACTAACTGTTCTAAAAAAAAAATTGTTACGGAATATGTAAAATGCTTTACAATATTAATCTCATTATTTCTACTAATTTTAAATAATTTTTTTCTAAAAAAAACATATATATTTAAATATATAACAAACTTTTTTCTTTTATTAATAATAACAATTATATTGGTTCAATTTACAAGAAAAGGAAAAAAATTACTTTCTTTAATAAAAGAAGCTTTTATAGAAATAAAAAAAGTTGTTTATCCAACAAAAAGAGAAACTCTCTATACCACTATTGTTATAATACTAGTAACTTTTTTGACATCAATTATAGTATGGGGGTTAGATAATATCTTATTTTATATTATTTCAATAATTACAAAAATGAGAATATAA
- the metF gene encoding methylenetetrahydrofolate reductase, which translates to MNTSNLYKKDFFFEKFSKIGEDIRISFELFPSKDNFSEKKLWNTIQKLKLFNPIFFSVTHGANSGNENLTYSLVKKIKKVTNINSAPHLTCSDFTKVELKKIAQKYWENGISQIVALRGDELEGSSKSKMEAFDLVCLLKEVANFDISVAAYPEVHPKAKSAHSDILNLKNKLDAGANRAITQFFFKIDHYLHFRDKCFSIGIKKDIVPGILPIYNFDQLLRFAKLGKVSIPKGIQNTFENFKNDIDICKIIGSNIMLEMVYTLFKEGVRHFHFYTLNRLEIVYLICCIVNQISFKKINTGF; encoded by the coding sequence ATGAATACTTCAAATTTGTATAAAAAAGATTTCTTTTTTGAAAAATTTTCTAAAATAGGTGAAGATATTCGAATTTCATTCGAATTATTTCCTTCTAAAGATAATTTTTCAGAAAAAAAATTATGGAATACTATTCAAAAATTAAAATTATTTAATCCGATTTTTTTTTCAGTTACACATGGTGCAAACAGTGGAAATGAAAATTTAACATATTCTTTAGTAAAAAAAATAAAAAAAGTTACTAATATTAATTCTGCACCTCATCTTACGTGTTCTGATTTTACCAAAGTTGAATTAAAAAAAATTGCTCAAAAATATTGGGAAAATGGTATTTCTCAAATTGTAGCATTAAGAGGGGACGAATTAGAAGGCAGTAGTAAATCTAAAATGGAAGCTTTCGATCTAGTATGTTTGTTAAAAGAAGTAGCAAATTTTGATATTTCAGTAGCTGCTTATCCTGAAGTTCATCCAAAAGCTAAAAGTGCTCATTCGGATATTTTAAATTTGAAAAATAAGTTAGATGCTGGAGCTAATAGAGCTATTACTCAATTTTTTTTTAAAATAGATCATTATTTACATTTTCGAGATAAATGTTTTTCTATAGGAATTAAAAAAGATATAGTTCCAGGAATATTACCCATATATAATTTTGATCAATTGCTTCGTTTCGCTAAATTAGGAAAAGTATCTATTCCTAAAGGAATACAAAATACTTTTGAAAATTTTAAAAATGATATAGACATTTGTAAAATTATAGGTTCAAATATAATGTTAGAAATGGTTTATACATTATTTAAAGAAGGAGTAAGACATTTTCATTTTTATACTTTAAATCGATTAGAAATCGTTTATTTAATTTGTTGTATAGTAAATCAAATATCATTTAAAAAAATTAATACTGGTTTTTAA
- the argB gene encoding acetylglutamate kinase: MSKNPLVIKLGGLLLDSDAAMKRLFKIFVSYRNLYDRKIIIVHGGGGSIDNLMRRLSLPIKKKKGLRITPIEHIKIIVGVLSGTVNKMLLAWAKKYNIDAVGLCLTDGNSTSVTQLNSSLGYVGTAKPRSSNFLKLMLSQGITPVISSVGITEEGVLMNINSDIAATAISLVLDADLILLSDVSSILDGKGKPISKINASLANKLINRGIITNGMIVKVNAALEAAKTLNKVVDIASWQNEEELQLLFQGKSIGTQVLPC; encoded by the coding sequence ATGAGTAAAAATCCTTTAGTAATAAAGTTAGGCGGATTGCTTTTAGATAGCGATGCTGCTATGAAACGTTTATTTAAAATTTTTGTATCATATCGAAATTTATACGATAGAAAAATAATAATCGTACATGGAGGAGGGGGAAGTATAGATAATTTAATGAGAAGACTATCTCTTCCAATAAAAAAGAAAAAAGGATTAAGAATTACCCCGATTGAACATATTAAAATCATAGTTGGTGTATTGAGTGGTACAGTTAATAAAATGTTATTAGCTTGGGCTAAAAAGTATAATATTGATGCTGTAGGTTTATGTTTAACAGATGGAAATAGCACATCTGTAACTCAATTAAATTCTTCTCTCGGATACGTTGGTACAGCTAAACCTCGATCTTCTAATTTTTTAAAACTTATGTTATCTCAAGGAATTACTCCCGTTATCAGTTCCGTAGGTATTACTGAAGAAGGAGTTTTAATGAATATTAATTCTGACATTGCTGCTACAGCAATATCTTTAGTTTTAGATGCGGATTTAATATTACTTTCTGATGTTAGTTCGATTTTAGATGGTAAAGGAAAACCAATTTCTAAAATCAATGCTAGTTTAGCTAATAAATTGATTAATAGAGGAATTATTACTAATGGAATGATCGTTAAAGTTAACGCTGCTTTAGAAGCGGCAAAAACTTTAAATAAAGTAGTAGATATTGCAAGTTGGCAAAATGAAGAGGAATTACAGTTATTGTTTCAAGGAAAATCAATAGGTACTCAAGTATTACCATGTTAA